DNA from Chitinophaga pendula:
ATGCAGGTATGTTAAACCATCTGTATGCTAAGATTAACGACCTGGAACTGGACCATACAAGTCAGGTTGCTCAAACGGCATCATATACGTTCGATATCTCTGTATGGCAGATGTTTAGTGCATTACTAGTCGGAGGTAAGACCGTGATATATACGGACGATCTTATATTTTCTCCCCTGCAGCTGCTACGTACAATTGACCGCGATGAAGTTACTATTTGGGAATGCGTACCCTCTTATTTGGCGACAGTGTTGGCGCTGGATGCAAAACTGCCTGCATTTAGTTATCTCAGGAAAATTTTGGTAACAGGAGAAGCAGTAAGCCTAGGAATACTGGAGAGATGGTTTAGTGTTTATCCTGGCAAATGTGTAGTGAACGCATATGGGCCTACAGAGGCATCTGATGATATCTGTCATTACGCAATGGAACAGGTACCTGTTTATAACCATGTTCCGATAGGCAGGCCAGTGCAGAATATGAAAATATACGTGGTGGATGATAATGGGCAACTGAGTCCTATAGGTGTGAAGGGAGAGTTGTGTGTATCCGGAGTTGGTGTTGGAAGAGGATATTGGAAAGATCCGGTGAAAACCGATAGAAGTTTTGTTATTAACCCATTTGAAACGGATGAAGGGTACCGTATGTATAAAACGGGTGATTACGCTTACTGGCTACCAGATGGGAATATCGCATTTCTGGGACGTATAGATGAACAGGTTAAGATCCATGGTTATCGTATAGAGTTACAGGAGATTGAAAATGTATTGACACAACAACCGGGAGTAAGGCAGGGTGTTGTTATGGCTAGAGAAGATGAGAATGGCAATAAGCGGTTGGTTGGATATGTAGTACTGGAAGAAGGTGTAGACCGGGAGGATATATCCCGGGCATTGAGCCTTCAGTTGCCTGAATATATGCTGCCGAGGCACTGGGTAGAGTTGAGCGAATTGCCGGTAACTACCAATGGGAAGATCGATAAGAAAGCATTACCAGATGTAAGTATAGCGGCAGCTGTAATTTACAACGCACCCTCTGGCGAATCTGAGGAAAAAATGGTAGAGGTGTGGGCTGAAGTGCTTGGGGTGGGTAAACACCTGATTGGTGTAAATCGGAATTTTTTTGAACTCGGTGGGAATTCCCTGAAAATACTCCAGCTGATAACCATTCTCAATGAAGAATTCGGTTACAAGTTGGTGATCACGGATATATTTAGCAATCCTACTATTACTTCCCTGCTCAACTTCCTGGAGAATAATAATAACGAAACAGAAAGCTATAAAGAAGAAGTAGCAGAAGAACTGTCAGGGATGCAGGATTTATTTAATCAATTAGACTAGGTACAACAGATGAAAAATTATACAGGGCTTGAAATAGCTATCATCGGTATGGCCGGTCGATTCCCCGGTGCCAACGATATCGAGGGCTTTTGGGAGAATTTAAGAAATGGAGTAGAGTCTGTTGAGTTTTTGAGCAGAGAAGAACTGGTGAAAAATGGAGAAAATCCAGAATTGATTGACCATCCTGCTTATGTACCTGCCAGTGCTCATGTAAGAGGTAAAGAGTACTTTGACGCTGATTTCTTTGGATATCTGCCAGCCGAAGCGAGGTTAATGGACCCGCAGATGCGACTGTTCCATGAGATATGCTGGACGGCATTAGAGGATGCTGGATATAATCCCTATGAGTCCGGGAATAAGATTGGATTATTTTCGGGAGGAGCTTCAAATGCCAATTGGGAGGTTGGTGCAATATTAGCCAATAGAGAAGAAATGGTGGATGATTTTTCTGCATTCAATCTTCGCAATATTAACTTTTTAAGCTCCCATATATCTTATCTGTTAGATCTCTCAGGTCCTTCTATCACCTGTAATACTGCTTGTTCGACTTCATTGGTAGCCATACAGCGCGCCTGTATGAGTTTATTGCTCCGGGAATGTAATATGGCATTGGCTGGTGGGGTTTTTATCTCCACGCGGCCTCAGGTGGGTTATATACATCAGGATGGTATGATACATTCCGCAGATGGGCACTGCCGGGCTTTTGATGCAGCTGCCAGCGGTACTATTATTGGAGATGGTGCGGGCGTCGTAGTATTAAAGAAACTGGATGAAGCTATCAAAGATGGAGATCACATTTATGCTATAATTAAAGGGAGTGCTATTAATAACGATGGTAGCAGGAAGATCGGATATACAGCCCCCAGTGTTGATGGACAGTCAAAGGTAATCATGAAAGCTATTCAGATGGCTAAAGTGGACCCCTCGACCATTGGTTATGTTGAAGCGCATGGTACAGGTACCAAACTGGGTGACCCTGTAGAGATCGCTGGTCTGACAAGAGCCTTTAACACAGAAAAGAAACAATTCTGCGCAATCGGCTCTGTAAAATCTAATATCGGTCACCTGGATACGGCTGCCGGGGTAGCGGGTCTGATCAAGGCCGTGTTGTCACTGCAACATGGCCAGCTGGTGCCCAGTCTGCACTACCAGCAACCCAATCCGGAGATCGACTTTGCTAATAGTCCTTTTTATGTAAATACAACATTGCGTCCCTGGGAACGTAATGGTCATCCCCGTCGGGCAGGCGTCAGTTCCTTTGGTATAGGTGGCACAAATGTGCATGTGGTGTTGGAAGAAGCACCTGTCCGGGAGGCAGGTAGTGAGGGCCGTAGCCATCAGCTACTGCTGCTGTCCGGTAAAACGCCAGGGGCGCTGGAGCGTAATGCTGCCCGCGTGTCGGCGTACCTGCAACAGGATACCACCACCTCCTTAAATGATATTGCCTATACGCAACAGGTAGGACGTGAAGCCTTCCAGTATCGTCGGATGCTGGTCTGCCGAAATCGATCCGAAGCGTTGGCATTGTTGGATACCCCTGGCTGGCTGTCGGCAGGGAGTCATTATATTTCGGACAAACGCACAGTAGGTGTTGCCTTTCTGTTCCCTGGCCAGGGATCTCAATATAGCGGGATGTGCCAGGGGCTGTATGAAGAAGAGCCGCATTTCCGTAGTACAGTAGATGAGTGTTTGTCTATTGTCCAACGCCGTTGTGGCAAAGACCTGCGTCCGGTATTATTTGGTGCAGATACCCGTATAGATCAGACAGAATATACCCAACCCTGTCTGTTCATCATAGAATATAGCCTGGCTCGTTTGCTGATGAGCTGGGGCGTTCAGCCCTCTATGATGATCGGTCACAGTATCGGAGAATATGTGGCTGCTTGTGTGAGTGGTGTATTTAGCTTATCAGATGCATTGTACCTGGTAGTAAAACGGGGAGAGTGTATGCAGGCTGCACCTACAGGTAAGATGCTGAGTGTGTCATTGGATCGTGAAGGGTTGCTGGCATTGTGTGGAGTGGATATCTGCCTGGCGGCAGTCAATGGCCCTTCTTCGGGTGTATTGTCCGGCAGAGAGTCTTCGATAGCAGCATTAAAACTACAATTAGAATCATCGGGTCATGTTTGCCGGGAGTTACGTACCTCACATGGCTTCCATTCACACCTGATGGATGAGGTGTTACCCGCTTTCCGTGACTGTTTTTCGGGTATTACCTTCCATACACCCTCCCTGCCATTTATTTCAAATGTGACGGGTAAGGAAGCCTTGGCCGATGAGATCTGCCAGGCTGACTACTGGGTGAACCATTTACGTTCGACCGTAGACTTTTCAGGCGGTTTGTCCACGTTGCTATCCACCAGCAGTACGTCTGTTTTACTGGAAGTAGGTCCAGGCAAGGTGTTGAGTACTTTATGCAGTATGGCCGGACAGGAGGGCATTCCCCTGGTTCGTGGAGCACGTGATACGGGAGCTGATGGTCATTACCTGTTAACCGGTTTGGGTCAGTTATGGGAGCGAGGCGTAAGTATCAACTGGCGGGATTATTATGGTAATGAGCGTCGCTTGAAGGTGTCTTTACCAGGTTATAGTTTTGAGCAGGTGAAATATCCGGTACATGTGGATGCTTATCAGCTATTACAACAACAATCCAATAATAATATTACGGTTGCCGATCGTCGTTTATCCGATTGGTTCTATGTACCCGGATGGCGTCAGTCGGTGATGGGTACAGCTACTACGGCTACCCGCCAGATCCTGTTATTGAGTGATGCAGGTGGTTTTGGTGCCCGCTTATCCGCCCGGCTTCGTTCCCAAGGCCATGAGGTGGTAGAAGTCTACCAGGGAAGCGGTTTTTCCAGTCTTTCCGTAGATGTTTATGAGATAGATGGCGGCGTTGCAGGAGATTTTAGTCAGTTGGCATCGATACTATCTTCCGGTGGTTTTAAACCTACACAGCTACTACATTTATGGTCCATGGACCGTAAAAGTGCTGCCGATTATACCTCCTTGTGTTACAGTGTGTCTAACCTGGCAATCACCTGGCAGCATTGCAGCCAGGAGTTGGTGTTGCTGACGGAGGAAGGAGAGCTGATACGTGGGGATGAGTCAGGCGACGCATATAGCAGTTTAGGTCAGAGCCTGTTGAAAGTCATCGGTCAGGAGTATCCAGGACTTCATACCCAACAAATAGATATCAGTTATTCGGGAGTATCTGCAGAATGGCTGGAAGAATGTGTTTGCCGTGAGTTATCGGCCGTTCGCCGGGGCTCGGTGATCGGTTTGCGTCGGGGTCAACGCTGGCAACAGCATTACGATGCTTTGCGGCTGGATCGGGAAGGTAGTGTTTTCCGTGACGGAGGTGTTTACCTGATTACGGGAGGTTTGGGTCAGCTGGGTTATACGTTGTCTAAATACCTGCTGAGTCGTTATCAGGCTAAGTTGATCCTGGTAGGCCGCAATAATTTATTGGAAGGAGATAAACAGGTTCGTTATGAGGAGTTACGTCATTTAGGAGTGGTTCGTTATGTCGCCTGTGATATCTCCGATGCCGGTCAATTGAAGGCGGCATTGGTATTATCTGAGGAACAATTAGGTACTATCAATGGTGTTATTCATGCCGCAGGAGTGGTGGACGGTCGTTCCATAGGTTTATTACCGGAGTTGAGTACAGATGATTATATGCATCAGTTCCATCCCAAGATCGGTGGTGTTGATGCCTTGTGGCAGGTATTGGCTGATCGTGCACTGGACTTCTGTGTGCTGACCTCCTCGATATCGACGGTATTGGGCGGTTTAGGTTTTGGCGCGTATGCGACCGCCAATCGTTATATGGACCAGTTTGTACAACGGGAGACTGGGTCTGGCCGTTTACAACGCTGGCTAAGTGTCAGCCTGGATGGATTGGATTTCAATATAAAGACAAGCAATCAGGATATTGTAGCTGAGGAACTTTGTGAGGTGCTGGAAGTCGTATTACAACATAAACACTTATCGCATGTATTGATATCAAAAGCCCCACTGGAAGGTCGATTGGAGCGTTGGGTAACAGGAATAATAGATACTAGTGAACAGAAAGCAGTAATTGATAACCATCCTGTTTTTGAGCAAACGGAGTCTGGCGTGAGCGCACAGCTGCAGGCAATGTGGAAAGACTTCTTTGGCCAGGCTGATTTATCTGATACCTCGGACTTTTTCGAAATAGGAGGTGATTCCCTGAAGGCGCTGACGATGTTATCACGTATACACAAGACTTTTGGTGTAGATATGTCCATCCGTGATTTTTATGATCATCCGGTATTGTCGACACAGGGTCTTTTTATCCACAATCGTTTAGGGGACGCTGGTATTGACCAGATAACAGGGCGTAGTGCGGCGATCCCTTCAGCAGGTGGGTCTGGTTTATATGCTTTGTCAGCAGCACAGCGGCGGATGTATTTTTTACACGAATTTGATAAAGCGGCGCTGACCTATAATATGCCGCATGTGATCCGGTTGGAAGGCACGTTGGATGCAGAAAAACTACTTACTTGTTTTGAAAAGTTGATTACCCGTCACGAAGTATTACGGACGACTTTCGAAGTACGGGAAGGGGAGGTAAAACAGCGGGTCCACGAAACGATCGCAGGCTTTGAATGGACGATTTATGAGAGTGATGCAGCAGGAGTATCCTCCCTGGTAGATCAGTTTATTCGTCCATTTGACCTTGGGCGGGCACCATTGTTAAGAGCAGGGTTGATCCGTACGGAAAATGACGCACACATATTGCTGGTGGATATGCATCACGTAGTGACTGATGGGGTATCCACAGATATCCTGGTGAATGACTTAACGCATCTCTATAAGGGGGCGACATTACCGGCGTTACACCTACAATACAAAGACTATGCACAATGGCAACAAGGAGTAGAGGAGCAACAGCGAATAAAGGGACAAAGGGATTTCTGGATGCAACAATACCAGGAATTACCAGAATCCCTGGAGCTACCATTAGATTTTAGCCGTCCTCTGATCAAGAGCGATAGAGGTGCGAAATGGATGGATGAGCTGTCAGAGGAACAAACAAGCCAATTGAAGGATGTTGCGGAAAAAGAAAATGTGTCGATGTTCATGCTTCTATTGTCTATCTATCATGTCTTGCTGAGCAAGCTTAGTAATCAGGAAGATATTGTGATCGGTACACCGACGGCAGGTCGTCTGCATGCAGATCTAGAAGGCGTGATGGGTATGTTTGTCAATACATTGCCATTGCGTAACCAATCAAGCAAGACTAATACATTTCATACATTCTTACAACAAGTAAAGCAAAATGCATTAGCGTGTTTTGATAATCAGGAATACCAGTATGAAGATATTGTAGAGTCATTGGGAGTGGCGCGGGATCTGAGTCGAAATCCGTTATTTGATGTAATGTTCAGTTATGAAAATTTTGATGATGTTGCATTGGAATTAGAAGGGCTGAAGCTATTACCATTCAATAGAGAACACGAAATAGCGAAATTTGAACTTACACTGGTAGCGGGAGAGCGTGATGGCCGGTTAAGCATCAACTTTGAATATAGTACTGTATTGTTCCGCCCCAGAACGATAGAGCGCCTGGCTACTTATTTCAAACGTATAGTATCCGCAGTCGTTGCTGATACGAATGTATTGTTGAAAGATATAGTTATACTGGATGAGGTAGAACGTGACCGGCTGCTGACAGATTATAACGATACTACGATCGCCTATCCTTCTAATGAAACCTTTATAGATCTGTTTAGTGAACAGGTCCACCGTACGCCAAATGCGCTGGCACTGACCTGTGGCGCGGATAAAATGTCATATAAAGAACTGGATATTTTATCAGAGCAGCTGGCCGTATATCTGCAGTGCAGCTTGGGCATAGGTAGTGGGGATCGTGTGGCGGTGATACTGGACCGTGATCTGCTATTGTTGCCAGTGTTAGTAGGTATTCTTAAATCAGGCGCTGCTTATGTGCCGATAGATCCTGCATACCCTGCACAACGTGCGGCCCTGATCCTGGAAGATGCAGGCGTGAAGTTAGTATTGAATGCTGATGGACTTTCGGGAATATTGGATGCAGCTAAGTGCTATAGTGGCGCTTCGCGGCTAAGTTCTCCCAGAGGCACAGACCTGGCATATATGATCTATACGTCTGGATCTACCGGACAGCCTAAGGGAGTAATGATAGCCCATCATTCATTGGCAAACTATCTGAGGTGGGCGCGTAACCATTACATTCACAGTAATACAGAAACGGTATTTTCTTTACATAGTTCTATTTCCTTTGATCTGACGATCACCTCTTTATTTCTGCCATTGATCAGTGGAGGCCGCCTGAAGATCTTCGGAGGAGGTAATAACCCGGGAGTTATTGGAACAGTAATAGCTGATACAGAGGTGAATGTGGTGAAACTGACACCCTCTCACCTGAAGCTGATCCGCGATCTGCCGGTATCTGCACGGCCTATGAAATTTATCATAGGCGGGGAGTTACTGGAACGTACGGTAGCGGAGGATATTTATCAGCAATATGGGGGACAAGCCTCCTTGTATAATGAGTACGGCCCGACTGAGTCTACTGTGGGCTGTATGCTCTACCTGTATAATCCGTTGGAAGGCGGTTATGCAGTTCCTATAGGTAAGCCTATCTGGAATACGCGTCTTTATGTGCTTGATGAGGAATTACGTCCTGTGGCGTTGGGAGTCCGGGGAGAATTATATATAGGGGGTGCAGGTTTGGCAGTGGGTTATGCGAATAATCCCCTGTTGACTTCTCAGCGGTTTATTGATAGTCCCTTCGTAAAGGGGGATCGTTTATACCGTACTGGCGATCAGGTACGGATGTTGTCCTGGGATAAGATGGTATACCTGGGTCGTCTGGATGACCAGGTCAAACTTCGCGGTTACCGGATCGAGTTGGGAGAGATCAGCGGTCTGCTGAATAGCTATGAAGGTATCAGCGACAGTGTCGCCGTAGTGATGGGTACATCTGAAGACCAGTACCTGTGTGGCTACTATGTATCTTCAGCTACAATTGATCATGCTTCGCTGCGGTCCTATCTGCAGGAACAGTTACCTGTTTATATGGTTCCTGATCACCTGCAACGTATTGATCATATTCCGCTGACCCAGAATGGGAAGGTGGACTATAAGGCGTTGCCAGCTATTGAGATTGTGGCCGGCACAGACTATATCGCACCATCAGGAGAGATAGAGGAACAGCTAGTGAGTATCTGGTCCTCCATACTTCGTTTGGATGCGTCTGTAATTAGTGCTGGCCAAAGCTTTTTTGAATTAGGAGGAAACTCTTTACGTGCGATTTTACTGGTTAACCAGATCCGGAAAGAATTGGAAGTAGAAGTGAGTTTACAGCAACTATTCGGTACGCCGACGATCCACGGACTACACAAAGTGATCCATTCTTCCGGACGAGTTTCTTACCGCAGTATACCTGCGGCCAACGGGGACGGTCTATATGTACTTTCTTCTGCGCAGCGGCGGATGTATTTTTTACATGAATTTGATAAGGCTGCGTTGACCTACAACATGCCCCATATAATAAGGTTGAATGGTAAAGTATCGGTGGATCGTATAAAGGCAAGTTTTGAGGGTTTGTTATCCCGTCATGAGATACTCCGTACCAGCTTTGAGTTGGAGGATGGTGTATTGAAGCAGCGGGTGCACGATGCTACTATTGGTTTTGAGTGGAATGTTTATGAAAGTGATGAGGCAGGTGTGCCGGCATTGATTACAGCTTTCATCCGGCCTTTCGATCTAGGCACGGCTCCTTTATTGCGGATAGGTCTTATTGAAGTTGGAGCAGAAGCGTATATTTTACTGGTAGATATGCACCATGTGGTGACCGATGGAGTATCAACCGATATATTGGTGAATGACTTCACCCGTCTTTACCGTGGAGAAAGTTTACCGGCTTTACGCATCCAGTACAAGGATTATGCTGTATGGCAGCAGAGCGAATCAGAACAGCAACGAATATCATCGCAGCGTGATTTTTGGCTGGCTCAATATAGTGATCTGCCAGATCCCCTTGAATTACCACTTGACTTTAACCGTCCATTGATAAAGAATACGGATGGAGCTGTTTTTAAAGATAAATTATCAAAAGAAGTAACAATAGCATTAAAAGAACTAGCAGCAGAAGAAGGACTGTCCATGTTTATGCTATTATTGTCTGTATATCATATTTTATTAAATAAGTTAAGCAACCAGGAAGATATTGTTATAGGGACGCCTACTGCCGGTCGCCTGCACGCTGATTTGAAGGAAGTGATGGGGATGTTTGTGAATACATTACCGTTGCGGAATCGATCCGAACATACCAGCTCTTTCCGTTCCTTTTTGCAGCAGGTTAAAAAGAATACCCTCTCTAGTTTTGATAACCAGGAATACCAGTATGAGGATATATTGGAATCCCTGGGAGTAAACCGTGATACCAGCCGTAATCCTTTGTTTGATGTGATGCTCAGCTATGAGGATTTTGAAACAAATACATTGACTTTGGATGGTGTGGATCTAAATTACTATGATGATAAACGACCCATATCAAAGTTTGATCTGACCTTATTTTCCGGAGAGCATGAAGAACAGATTATTATAGATTTTGAATATAATACGACCCTGTTCCGTTCGGAAACAATAGATCGCCTGGCTACTTATTTCAAACGTATAGTATCCGCAGTCGTTGCTGATACGAATGTATTGTTGAAAGATATAGTTATACTGGATGAGGTAGAACGTGACCGGCTGCTGACAGATTATAACGATACTACGATCGCCTATCCTGCTAATGAAACCTTTATAGATCTGTTTAGTGAACAGGTCCACCGTACGCCAGATGCGCTGGCACTGACCTGTGGCGCGGATAAAATGTCATATAAAGAACTGGATATTTTATCAGAGCAGCTGGCCATATATCTGCAGTGCAGCTTGGGCATAGGTAGTGGGGATCGTGTGGCGGTGATACTGGACCGTGATCTGTTATTGTTGCCAGTGTTAGTAGGTATTCTTAAATCAGGCGCTGCTTATGTGCCGATAGATCCTGCATACCCTGCACAACGTGCGGCCCTGATCCTGGAAGATGCAGGCGTGAAGTTAGTATTGAATGCTGATGGACTTTCGGGAATATTGGATGCAGCTAAGTGCTATAGTGGCGCTTCGCGGCTAAGTTCTCCCAGAGGCACAGACCTGGCTTACGTGATCTATACGTCTGGATCTACCGGACAGCCTAAGGGAGTAATGATAGCCCATCATTCATTGGCAAACTATCTGAGGTGGGCGCGTAACCATTACATTCATAGTAATACAGAAACGGTATTTTCTTTACATAGCTCTATTTCCTTTGATCTGACGATCACCTCTTTATTTCTGCCATTGATCAGTGGAGGCCGCCTGAAGATCTTCGGAGGAGGTAATAACCCGGGAGTTATTGGAACAGTAATAGCTGATACAGAGGTGAATGTGGTGAAACTGACACCCTCTCACCTGAAGCTGATCCGCGATCTGCCGGTATCTGCACGGCCCATGAAATTTATCATAGGCGGGGAGTTACTGGAACGTACGGTAGCGGAGGATATTTATCAGCAATATGGGGGACAAGCCTCCTTGTATAATGAGTACGGCCCGACTGAGTCTACTGTGGGCTGTATGCTCTACCTGTATAATCCGTTGGAAGGCGGTTATGCAGTTCCTATAGGTAAGCCTATCTGGAATACGCGTCTTTATGTGCTTGATGAGGAATTACGTCCTGTGGCGTTGGGAGTCCGGGGAGAATTATATATAGGGGGTGCAGGTTTGGCAGTGGGTTATGCGAATAATCCCCTGTTGACTTCTCAGCGGTTTATTGATAGTCCCTTCGTGAAGGGAGATCGTTTATACCGTACTGGCGATCAGGTACGGATGTTGTCCTGGGATAAGATGGTATACCTGGGTCGTCTGGATGACCAGGTCAAACTTCGCGGT
Protein-coding regions in this window:
- a CDS encoding non-ribosomal peptide synthetase, which codes for MLDLTSLKNNQKVLEREYWEKTLKGIRFENPLKDYTITTDMAYQAVMDSYCIVFPAELQQSLSKIASNTKAAHILLLTALGIHIQKYTSTQSVCVFTPVYKDASQHGQVENEVIPVVVRPFKGYSFRDLLGHVKQEFIQGSNYSSYPLHYMLGIDPIVIQRQPVVGCCMKELHCITQFEPLLVDLLFVFSLEDTPTLTVQYNTDKFTAGYVQRLGDAFCALTGSLMQEAAVDIAQLDLFKNAPERQLLQQFNNNVVSWPEDATVVELFEKQVDKTPDDIALICGESILSYRELDQRSNQWAYYLTGHGVGAGQLVPLFMDRSLEMVIAILAIFKLRAAYVPIDTNFPEDRVQYMLSDTDAKVLITQLRFKNILKNIVGVDILMMDEQEQYWSALGKDRITVKPATNELVYMIYTSGSTGKPKGVLIENAGMLNHLYAKINDLELDHTSQVAQTASYTFDISVWQMFSALLVGGKTVIYTDDLIFSPLQLLRTIDRDEVTIWECVPSYLATVLALDAKLPAFSYLRKILVTGEAVSLGILERWFSVYPGKCVVNAYGPTEASDDICHYAMEQVPVYNHVPIGRPVQNMKIYVVDDNGQLSPIGVKGELCVSGVGVGRGYWKDPVKTDRSFVINPFETDEGYRMYKTGDYAYWLPDGNIAFLGRIDEQVKIHGYRIELQEIENVLTQQPGVRQGVVMAREDENGNKRLVGYVVLEEGVDREDISRALSLQLPEYMLPRHWVELSELPVTTNGKIDKKALPDVSIAAAVIYNAPSGESEEKMVEVWAEVLGVGKHLIGVNRNFFELGGNSLKILQLITILNEEFGYKLVITDIFSNPTITSLLNFLENNNNETESYKEEVAEELSGMQDLFNQLD